Genomic DNA from Theobroma cacao cultivar B97-61/B2 chromosome 3, Criollo_cocoa_genome_V2, whole genome shotgun sequence:
taagtgtaaaagatttatggtgttaaaaaatatatataaatatttttttacttgattatttgattttagaatatgtatattaatttatcttctttgcaaaaattaagtttgaattctcctCTTATTAAAAAgtctttgaaaaaaatttcatacataaagtcaaatttagataaataacttgcattatgttaaaataaaataatataaaagaactaaatgatttattttcttgtatttataatggtataaaaatttaaaatgtatTTGACTTAGGTTTTAACTTGAGCTGAACCCAAATTAGCAAAATAggttgatttaattttttcttttaataaaaagaagcAGGAAGATATAGAGTTAGcgatgattataaaaataattttttgttttgacttGTTTAATTTCGACATGGCAAACCTTTTATTACAATTTTAGAATATGAGTTACTCCACCCCTtcgattttttatttattttttatgtttttattttgtttaatatttcaggttatattttttagattGAAATTTCTTGAATTAAAGACTGCATTTACAGTTGATAGagttaaatataattgtaaatattaatacaattttattttgtatttacaatttttttatagatctaaattaataatttaaatttaaatttaaatttagcagAATTTGATTGTGgtatttgaaattaaataaaatcatttcataagaaactttgagtaaatttaaataaaaggtaaattggATGAGGGTTAAATAATTCCAAAATAATAgatatttgtaaattgtgaaagttgtaattaaatcaacttattttacttatttgagTTCAGCTCAtgttaaaaactaaataaaataaattttaaatttttatactattataaatgaagaaaaaaatttatttagtttttttatattattttattccaatatAGTGCAAgtattcatttaaatttaacttttggtatgaaatttttttcaatttttttatagaaggagaattcaaacttaattttaaaaaaaaaattaatgtacatattttagaatcaaataattaagtaaaataatatttatatatattttttaataccataaataatttacacttaaatatttatcttattaataaatatatctaTCATCTACATAAAgatttgtgtttttttaaatatttttttaatttagtccattaacattttaattttgttcaatttaatttatttattatatatttttgttcaatttaatctttataacgtaacacaaaaaattttgtatttgtCACACGGCATTGATGCGTCAGTATGTCAATGTTATGTCAACATTGTCACATCATTATATTAGTGTTATATGACGTGCCATTTCATCATATGAGTGTCACATCATAAAAAATGTCATGTATGCACTGATATCATCTTTTTAacgaaaaaattaaatgtcgTTAGTAGGAAGAActaaattgaagttatttctaaaataaaaaaattaaattatttcgATTTTGagtataaaaattaaactgaacaaaatatataagtaCATAAACTTGATGGATATTTTGactatatgtgtgtgtgttgtgGTAAGATTTGTGCGATTTGGGCTACTTTTGCTTGCCTGGCCACGGGGATGGGCGGTGACTGTATTAGGGGCCGGTAGGCGACCTTTCGGCAAGTCCTCCGCATTTAAATCACAAAGAAAAAGGCTTCAACTAACAAGATTTAGTTGTTTGTATTAGGAATTGCGAGATTTATTAGTGTGGAGAATGCAACACCTTTAATTCCTTTTGAACACACATAACATATTTACATACTCTATACCACAAAACTCATTGGCCACATGCAACACCAACTGGTTTCACATGGTTTGACTGTTTCTCTAATTAACTAGAAGTGCGTGGGGTCATTTGTACATTGCTTGCTCCACAGAGTTTTGCCTGTTGACCCTAGACGGCATTTTGGTCTAAACCGCAAATATGTTTGTAAATTAATGTTCTTTTCATTGCACTCATTTTCCCCCATGGGTGAATTGTCATTGTTTTTTCGATGGTCAGGTTCATGCCATCGCATCATGTGCATATACTTAATAGTCCGCAAACCGAACCAAAAAGCAATAATGAAAAGCAAAATGTGTGGTTTGACCATCTGTTTCAATTATTCCAAACTGCTTAAACCCAACAAATTATATGGTTCAACAAAGAAAAGACATTACCAGGCTGGTCCCTTCTCCTCATTTTCTGAATTcctatttcaagttatttagaTAGATTGGATCAAGCATCGGGTACTCCAAACTAGTATAGACGTCCCCAATAATTCGcaatttttctcttgagttTAACCAAATTATGGTGTCCACACGATTCCTGTTCAGCAACAGTACTGTCATTTTAGATCCTGCCGTTAACGTGGTGCTGAGTCAGAATACAAGTAAGAGCCACAAACCTTGTTCACATACCGAATCTAATACGTGTGGGAGTTCCTGACTAATTCCTGTGCCTGAGATCAAACCAACATGGAACcaggatatatatatatatgcttttTTGTTTGGCTACCAAGCAGTCTAATCCTGAATTCccattttgtttaaaatggaatagCTTCCTCAATTGAGTTTGATTTGCGAATGCCAATTATGTATATCAACCTACTTGCCAGCAGTGGAAATGGTTGAAGGAAATTTTGCTGATATTATAAGAGCAAACTTTGCTTCAAATTCGACGATTAAGTCACGGGAGAGATTTCAATTATATAACAATTAAGATTTTAATTCACAATTTACACCTGTTAGGAATTTGACCTAAAAATTCATAGCAAGTTGCTTTTCAAGACTTAGTCCCCCTCTTGGATGTTTTTCTCGTTTGTTTTGCATCTTTTTCTTCTAGCAAAAATTTCTGACAAACGCAAGTTCAATGAATGGTCGTTGTTGTAGTCCTGTCAATGGAAGTAAAGATCTTGAACAGccccctcccccccccccccccccttttcCATCATTTCACCATATGGAACAAATGAAGCCGCCCTATGCACATTCAACATGCAAAATTTTCGTCTAAAAGACGTAGGATATGATTACATCTGACGCTAGGGATTGGCAATTAATTTCCTGATTGATTCGTGCTTCAGCTAGAAGGCATTAAAGAACAATATTAACAGTTTAACTGGaaaatatttcattataaCCAAGTGGATATATAGAATTGATTCTTCACAAATTTACTGGTTGAGATCTAGCATACGATTCTATTCTACTACACTACTCGCTTAGCTATACCTTTGAATGGTCCCACTCCTAGAGAAGAATATCTTTATGACTTTATCAACTAATCAATCGTTTTACCTAACGTTGATTTGTTCATTCATCACGGTCCGCACAGTGCTACTTTAcataaatttatgaaataaaaacgAAAATCATTACATTGATTGAGCATTAATGTCAGCCTATGGGGTGCATTTATATACATGAAAATTATAGTATGAAACACATGCAGTTATAGCCCACGCTCTTTTTGTTATCCTGGTTCCATGTTAAAGAGCAGTGACAATACTGTTTATTATCATTGCTCcattgtttctcttttttttttggccaatTTTTGTTCCATTGTTAATAATAAGTACTATGATAGCAGGGCTATCAGTCCATCCTTTGGGGACTAGCGCCTGGAAAAAGGACGCGAGTAAAGAAGGATACGGCCCAAGTTTTGAGATCATTGTTGTCTGAGTAAGTCAACCAGGATACCTGGATAAGGATGAAAACACGAAAACGAAGgctattgaatttttatattgATCTACATGAATGCAGGAGCCAGGAAGAGTTAAATTGATGGGGTTTCTGGCAGTCAACAGGGCAAAACAGattggttttgatttgaaCATGGAGAATAGGTAGTTGCAGGCATGGCATGAAACCAGCTActttaaacttattattattcagAATAGTACAGTTTTTCTCATTGACTTAAGATGCGTTCGAGATTTTGTTCCGAAGAGATCAGGtcctttttaaaagaataactTATTTAACACAATGTTTAAGGGAACCGCAGTAAAaagaactaaataaaaattaaaagagttaaaCATATACAACTTTATAGAAAGGTGGACAGCAGCAGTAATTCCTGCCATGGAAGCCTCCCCAAATCATACAGCCACCTCCTCTTTGCAGACGCAGCAGCTCTGTCAGACAGAGGTAGATAGAGATTATACacgtttcttttttttggctGAAGGTGGATAATTCTGCAAAGTACTAACAATGCGAACAATATTCATAATCAGAAGTACTATTtccgtctttctttttcccctttttcctttcttcaagTGATTATTGGATTGGAATATAAAACACAGGCGATGCACCATAGTatggaaaaatgaatgcaaGCCTGAATGTTTGCTTGGAACATTGTAATTTGCAACAAAATTAAGCAATGATCAAAGGAAGATATATACGGTTGGTACTTGGTAGTCAGAGAAttaatagtatatatatatatatagagagagagagagagagagatgagccaaagggaaaaacaactTACGTTGTCTTCTCCTAACCAATTCTTAATGCACTCCTCGTGATACTTGTGTGCACAGGGCAGGGTCATTAATGCATCCCCCCGGCGATATTGCATCTTACATATCACACACCTGGGCTCAGATGTAACATAAAGCATAATTATATCAGAAAAAGATATTCTATATTTTGCGGAAAGTGACCTACcgattataaaaaatattgcaACATTTAGGACTTTTGTCATATTAAAGTGAGTTGAAGCAAATCAAAGACGGATAATTTGTGACGTATTCCAGTTTACCCAGTGAAAGGTTTAAGGAGGTGGCAACTGAATAACAGGCTGGTCAAGCTACTGTGCTGCTCTAATAGATAAGATTCAGAATCTCAGGTGAACATGGTTTAAATATTCACCTTTGTACGAGTAAGTTGACCCTCAATCTGACACACCAATGCAATGCGTTATCTTAACATTAAAATGACAAGTAGccaaatgataattaatctTACTCTGAGTCTTCATCACCAGATTTGCCTTTTTTCTTAGATGATCCTTTGTATTTGTGAGTTGGTAACCGGGACATCTGCTCTACCGATAGTCCTTTCTTAGCACTACCAATGGATTGTCCTAATTCGGAGATTTGCTGACAAAAGATAATGCCCAAAAGCTTATATTATTGTTTAATAAGGTttagataaattttatatgattcATATCAGATAAATGTTACTGCTTATTTCTAACTTTGTCCTATTCTATATCACTCGTTTCTTGGTTCCTTAGATGAAGAAACAAAGATATAAGAAAATCCACAGATTGTTTTCACATCATTCAGGAAGTAACATTTATAACAAACCAAGGTTAGAAACTTAGCCACACAACTTCACAGCCACCATGTTTAAGATAAACCATTCACTCCCACATGCAGACTCTGTGCACATATCTTTCAAaagctttttgttttattattggcTTTCGCATCTACCAAAAATTCCAACAGCTGATAGAGTGCAGTCTTGAAAAGAATGCCTACCTCATAAGTCATGTTATCAGGATCAACATTATCTTGATCTCCCCCCTGCAATTGAGCATAGAACCTAGTTTTATACATATAATGATTGACTATATGTTGGTACAAAGAGAGCACAGATCCTTCACCGAAAACGAAGGCCCTTCTTGACTGACACCTCCTGCCCCTGCAGACACTGAGAATTGAATTATCTTGACCAATAAGACAGTACTGAACCCTTACAAAACTGAAGAATTAACAGGGTCTTGGTGTACATGGGTAAAAATACTATTAAATTATATGAAGTGCCTATGTATATAGAGGGTCCGAAAAAAGCATCATAGTCAATTGATTTTACCTGTTCCAAAGTGTTCATCAAAGGAAAAGTTTTGGAAACCATCCTCCATCTCCTGTAAGTGTCTTGCTAGAGCTTCATCTGATGTATGTCCTGAGTACTCCCCCCAAGAACTACTGCTTCCGTAATTATCTCCATCTGAATAATTGTTATCATGCCTTTGATATATTGGAACCGCAAGCCCCTTAAAACAATGACAGAAATTAACCCATCTTTGAGAAATTTACTTTCTAGCCTGAGCCTCACATACAGAAGTCAGTTCAAATTGCAAAATTAGAGAATGAAGAAGAGGAGCCAAGGGAAGCAGGGTGGGAGGGGTGGCAATAAGCCTATTCAGGTTCAGGTACCTCATCATGGTATATCTGTTGTATATTGTCAGCTTCATAGAAAAACATGTCATACAGGTTTTTCTCAATGTTGTCCCAATAACTATCACTATTTCCTGATCTGCCTCTCCACATGATGGCTATTCACAGTTATGAAAACTATATACCTGATAATccaaattgaaaagaaaagccCTTCTGTTGCAACCCTTTAGATCATCCGGTCGCACCAGTTTTTGGAGCATTGGTAATTAGTTTATGTTTCTCCATCTTCGGCCTGAGAGATATATATAACGGGCGGCCATTTTTATTAGACCAGTGATCAATATTATTAGCGTGGAAACGCATTTGAATGTGCTTGTTTAAAAAGATATAGTGCTAATAAATTTTCTGACGGGGGAGGATTCATCATGAAATAACTCATTTATGGTAGTGGACTCCCTCAACTTCAAATGACTGGCATTGGTAAATCTATCCAATAAAGGCTCCTGATAGGAGGACCCTGCCAtgtctttttcatttataacctctttaaatttgaaaacaatgcattAAGTTAAATTGTTTTCTAGGCGTGATGATTTTATCATATCCTTATCTTCACGACGGATGGAAAATGCCATAGCCAATTATATAACTCATTATCATTTTCATGGGTCTGAAATTCAGAATCAAgtatcttgaatttccagaTAAATTGAAAAGCAGAATATCCCGCACAACATAATTAAGGATTATCATGCGTCACcagagcttttttttttttttttttttttttttttttataaaatgcatGTCTGCTCTTAATGGAAACTATATCTGAAGCAATGGTGGAAAGGATTTGTAAGAAATCTATGATAGACTCAAAAAGAGAATGCTGACTTGAGCTTTGACCTTGCTTCACAAATGATGCACAAAGAAATTCAATGCATCCATGAAGGCAAACAGAAATAATTGTGGATCATTAATTACGATTTTTCCAACGCTAAAAACCTATTTTGTGATTGTAAGCGTTGATACCTCATGAGTTGGGAAAATTGTGGCGATAAGAATTTTTCCAGCTGAGAAATACCAGTGCGGAGGATGCGAATGGTATAATTTGTTTTGCAGACTTCTATGTACAAGACTCTGGAGAAACAGTGGTTTTCTCAATTATGGAGCAAGCAAATATTTGAATACCATCCACGAGAGATTAATAAAAGAATGCCtgtttttagttgaaatgacttCATATGGAAACAAGACCTTACCCAATACCTACCCCGATCTTGAGCCTACCTCATCACTAGGATGCTTAAGAGCTAGCTTGGATACGAAAACGCACAAAAGAATAAATTGGTGATGACACAAGATAATCCAAATAGTTAGTTCTCCAAGAACACGGTTTAAGAGGAAAAGCCTCCTCTTTGAAAGAACAAGATTCATCTGCCAATCTCTTAACAAATTCCAAAGGCTGTATCCTACTCTGAAGGCCATTTAAAGCCACATTCATTTTGTTCGATGTCAAAGGCAGAGCAGGTATTTAAATCAGTCTACTAGTAGAGCTCGAGGGATCATGCAAATAGTCTTTTTACATTTACAGACAAAATCCAAGAGTTACAACTCTTCCATACCACAATTACACACCCAATCTAGAAACTAAGAACACATTCCTATTCCTCCACTAACAAATGACTGGCAATCAATCACCTCCAACCT
This window encodes:
- the LOC18605509 gene encoding E3 ubiquitin ligase BIG BROTHER-related, producing MWRGRSGNSDSYWDNIEKNLYDMFFYEADNIQQIYHDEGLAVPIYQRHDNNYSDGDNYGSSSSWGEYSGHTSDEALARHLQEMEDGFQNFSFDEHFGTGAGGVSQEGPSFSGGDQDNVDPDNMTYEQISELGQSIGSAKKGLSVEQMSRLPTHKYKGSSKKKGKSGDEDSECVICKMQYRRGDALMTLPCAHKYHEECIKNWLGEDNSCCVCKEEVAV